The Sulfolobales archaeon genome includes the window TAGACGCCTTTGTGGCATCGCTGAGCGATGCCGAAAGAGAGCTTTTAACCCGAGCAACAGAGGATCCAGATGTTTTGCTCAGTAGAGAGGGGGTGCCTATTATGGATAGACTGACAGATCTCAACCTGATCGTGGACACAATACCAGAGAGAGATCCACTGTTCTGGGCCGGTGAAGCGCCGCCGGAGAAAGACCTGGAACTAGGAATAGGGAGGCGGGTGGCCTGGCAAACACCTCTGCATAGGGAGGCTCTTAGGCTGTTTCTGGTTAAACGATAAATTTAGATACAGCTGATTGTTTTTAATTGCTTGAGATATGGAGAAGCTCTTAAAGACGCTTAGGAGAACAGTTATTCTAGAGAGAAGCAAGGTAGTGAAAATAGATGTCGAAGGTAGAGGAATAAGCTCTTCTATTACGAATAATTATTGAGGAGCCCATTATGATCTTGATGATCAGTTGTGAGGGAGATAGGCTCCCGAAGAGCAAAGGGGAAGGCTAGATAGGGGGTGATGAGGCGAGAGGGGATATCAACCAACAAGAACCGCAATGAAGACCCGATCCCTCCTCTCATAGTTCAGCTCATTATATAGCTTAGCACAGATATCCGCTAGCTTCAGCAGTTTCCTGTGCTGGGAGCCGTTTGGCAGGAGCCTGACACTACGTTAGTCCTCACATTCGAGAGCGGGGCCTCCGAGATGATGGGTATTGCGGGGGTAGATCGGCCGTTCACCCGAGAGCGGTTTTAGCCGCCCTCGGGATCCTCGTGGCACGGCTTGGAGCCCCTCACCGCCCTTCTGGAGCGGTTCTCGGAACCCCGAGCCCGCCATTTTTCTATCCTCCAGAAAGCTTATATGTATCGGCATATCTAATAGCCCTAAAAGCTATAAGCGGATACCAATGAATATGAAGAATTCCAAAAACAATTAAAAAGAAAACAGCCCTCATCCCAGCAGATTGACCCACCATCTCGAAGGCTCAAGGCGTATATCGAAACAAAAACTTAAAAACCTAACCCCGCCTTAAAAGGCGAGGCTTCTAATCTATATTTGGGTGAGAGGGTGGCTGCAGAGATTCGGCGTGAACCTCAAGATAACTATATCGAGGAGCATCTTAGGCTCTGTGAGAAGCTCTTGGTAGAGGCTGAGAGTCTTGCTAGACAGGGGGATTATATCCAGGCATCTGAGAAGGCTTGGGGAGCAGCTGCACACATCGTTAAAGCCGTTGCTGCGAAGAGAGGACTGGAGCTGAGGAGCAATAGAGATCTATGGAGCTTCGTAGCAGAACTAGTTAGAGAAACCGGTGACGATGAGCTGAGAAGGCTATGGAACTCCGCCAACGGGTTTCACATAAACTTCTACGAGGCATGGATGCCAGGTGACATGGTGTGGAGAGCCATCGAGGATGTCGAGTTATTCGTTGAGAAACTAAAGAAGCTGATATAGTATAAATAGTATAATGGTTACATCTTAACCAGCGTTTCCCCTCTTATGATACTTTTAATTGCTTTTCCCTAGTTTTATTTCTGTGATTAGGGTTAGCCCTCGGTGTGGGATCAATAGCTTCACCTGCCCTCATGGGGCTCTGTCGAGGGGAACGCCATACCCCTCCCATCTGTGGAGAGATATCTCAAACCAATATTTATAGCTCCGATTATATCTACTACAACGGCATTATATCTCTTAGCAAGTTTGAAGTCTATGTATAGCCTCTCAGTTAAC containing:
- a CDS encoding PaREP1 family protein; its protein translation is MAAEIRREPQDNYIEEHLRLCEKLLVEAESLARQGDYIQASEKAWGAAAHIVKAVAAKRGLELRSNRDLWSFVAELVRETGDDELRRLWNSANGFHINFYEAWMPGDMVWRAIEDVELFVEKLKKLI